DNA from Chelonia mydas isolate rCheMyd1 chromosome 3, rCheMyd1.pri.v2, whole genome shotgun sequence:
ccgacaattttattctttactatagtttcaatcagttttcccggtactgaagtcaggcttactggcctgtaattgccagggtcacctctggagccctttttaaaaattggcatcacattagctatcctccagtcatttggtacagaagctgatttaaatgataggttacagactacagttaatagTCCTGCaattttcacatttgagttccttcagaactcttgggtgaataacatctggtcctggtgacttatttctgttagtttatcaatttgttccaaaacctccttcctCTATAGGTGCCCCCTtttccaaaagtttccccagttcctaattcTAAACCCCACCTCCCTACACCTCAGTGCTTCTTATTCACACATTGAGAGCCTACAgctctgcctgtctaactggccctgtgcatggaactggaaacatttcagagactgctaccatggaggtcctggacttcaatctcttacctagcagcctaaatctCGCCTCCAGGACCtttctcctatccttccctatgtcttACCTatatgtaccatgaccactggctcctccccagcactatgcataagtctatctagatgtctcgagagagccgcaaccttcacaccaggcaggcaagtcaccatgcggttctcccagtcatctcaaacccagctatctatgtttctaatgattgaattgcccattactaatacctgtctgttccgaataactggagttccctcccccagagaggtatcctcagtgcgagaggataccacaacatcatctggtaGGAGGGttccaactatgggatcatttccttctgctccagttggatgttctccttccctgaggctttcatcctcctcaacagcacagaggctgtcagacccgGGGTGGGATCgatctactgtgtcccagaaagtctcatctgtgTATCTCtttgtctcccttagctcctccagctcagccaccctggtgtccaaagcccatacacagtctctgagggccaggagctcctttcACCGAATGCACACgtgccacctgcccatagggcaggtaatcatacatgctgcattgggtgcaataaactgggtagcccccactctgttgctggacttctgcctgcattctctttttactcctgcagctggttcctttgttgttATTGTAATCAATGCCTTATTTAATCCAGATGGAGAGATGGGTCCCTCAGATGAATAGCACGCCTGGGAGAATGCACAAAGCATTATTCGTACAACAGTACGTCACTTGTTTTAAAGAACAATGAGtcttaaacacacacatgctcactTGCCCATAAAAATCTATAGATCTCTTTCAGAGGATGCCAATGAACCCCTTTGCCTGTGGCTTTCACTTGGAAGTGTAGTAATAGCTCACAATCATGTCTTCTTGTaacatccctccatccccactcatTCCTGCAGATGCGAGCCCTCCTTTGACTTTTCCTCCTACCATGTGCTAATAGGCTCCCAAAAACCAAGGATTACGCCCCAGGATCTTCCATATTTCCCAGTGAGAGCCTGTCCTGGCCTCAATCCCACAACAAGTTCCTGACAAACTGAAATTTTATCATCACCCAGAAAAGGTGATTATTACAAGCTTCCCTCCCCATAGACGTTCTGACAGTCTCTTGGTTTTCTCTGACTCAGAGTAAGTTCCCAGTACCACAAAATAGCCTGGTTTAATGGGACCCTGGACAATCTCTCCAAGACTATCCAGAAATGTGCTCCAGGCTCCCCACATCATAGCTGTGAATTTTAAaacaggctcctggctcccagactaAACCCTTCATATCCACAAATCTCTCCCTCCTGCTCTTGAGGACAAATTCATGGCTCCATGACTACCCACAAATCTGTCATAGACTCCCGAAAATACCCTTTCTCACCTGGACATTCCTCACAATATCTGCTTCCTTGACCTGCAGCTCTAGGTCCTTTATGAGCTCCCTAAACAAGACCTTCCTCCCTACTTCTGGTTCCCTCACTAACGCTCCTTCAGTTGCACAATGCCTTTCTTCACCAGAACCCACCTCCCACTCCCTTGATGTTCTGTTGCCTCTCATTCCCTCTGCTCCTGCCAAGTGTTTTCCAAGTGCACTGTGTGCcaaaactgccaaaaaaaaaaaggtgggaaaGGAACTGCAGAGGTGCTGCAGAGAGAGTGGGAGTTTGTAGATATTTGTATTGGTATTtatagaggcttgtaggggcagttttgctgggagagaagctgagccctgattagggggcggggcttctctgactaggggtcctataaaggtagccagccagccagtcaggcagcagtACAGACAGTTGCAGCGGTAGAGGAActggcaaacagagctgtaaacaggggtgTTTGAGTGGGAGTTGTTTGTGGGGAAGAATAAGAGCCAGGCAAAGGagcagacaggctagtgaagggagtgtgtggtggtctggcagtgttttggtgctcgttaggagtttgtttttgctgtgggtgctggtgttttggtttggtttgtgtttcccagactaacaggatttaggtgggaaggctatgacagatacagaggcagcagtggtagtgatccaagtagtggaagacactatgaagatgactggatgtagaagctgtggcatgtacatgatcctggagggggtacctgaaaagaatttcgtctgcatgaagtgccacctgatagagctgatggaagagaagatccgagGATTagagatgcaggtggagactctggttgagtttagaaaggggttcgagcagatgatggagcaaagacatgaggaggctgaagggaaaagctcagccTTGCAGatagaagcaggactgaagaactctgaggggatactgctgggtgaggaaagtggacagtggatgcatgtgactaagagaaccaggcagaggaaaagatgtggcagtgaaggagaaatagagctcaggaacaggtttgcagagttggaaaataaGGGGcaagcaggtggtcactgaaggtgagagggcaaggaagaataGAAGAGCAGATAGTCCTACAGGAAGAGGGCAAGAATCAATGGAGATAACAggaccaaatatgagccccaggaggatacaggacgggttgcagaggattgcaagggacaataggaatctaGAGGACTTGcggccagagggaacaggggatagactagAGAATCACACCATCGCCAGGGAAAGGCAGGTCTACGAGATTGGGGATtcattactgagaagaatagacaggcctgtaacaagagctgatccagagaacagaagggtgtgctgtctgccgggtgctaagatatggaatgtggacctgaggctgaggaggatcctaacgggagcaggaaagaatccattgattatccttcatgtgggaacaaatgatatggctagattctcactggaacatatcaagggagactatgccaggatggggaagacacttaaggaaatcgaggctcaggtgatcttcagtgggattctgcctgttcctagagaagggcaacaaaggtgggACAAGATTAtaatgctcaacagatggctcaggcagtggtgctataaggagggctttgggatgtatggccactgggaagcattcatggacagaggactgttctctcgggagggacttcacctgagtaaggggggaaatagatttctaggatggaggatggcacaactgatcaagagagctttaaactaggaatttgggggagatggttgggagatgtccaggtaatctccatgccagattttctctttgagagggaagaaaatgaagtaagaaaggatacagccgtgggtaggagaatggacataaggcagaagggcagtgtacataccaagctaataggtaatattggcggtagaatgtctgtgcccaattGGGTGAAGAATGTGAACGAAGCCAAACAGAAAAAATTAAGATGTTCGTAAACTAATGCggggagcctaggtaacaaaatgaaggaactagagctactggtgcaggaagtgaaaccagatattgtagggataacagaaacatggtggaatagtagtcatgactggagtatgggtattgaagggtatgtgctgtttaggaaagaccaaaataaaggcaaaggtggtagagtagcactgtatatcagtGATGAGATAGACTGTAaagcagcgtttcccaaacttttttggccacggaacGCTTTTTAGCCTATTACGGAACACTTATTATATTTTGTAgtcgtttggttttcaaataaaaaattgcgttatttatgctcaaatttattttataaaacaaagcaaaaatacaaatttaaaataacttgaactaacaattttTAACTGGAAAGCGtgtataaagtagtacaaaaatcaagtgcaagagtcaaaattaaattctagattctttcacggaacacctattcacatagtgcggaacaccagtgttctgcggaacacagtttgggaaacactgctgtaaagaaataagaagcgatggaatggataagacagagtctgtctgggcaaaagtcacattggggaagaaagctactagagcctcccctgggacagtgcttggggtgtgctatagactgccaaaatccgatttggatatggatagagacctctttcatgtttttaatgaagtaaatactaatggaaattgcgtgatcatgggagactttaacttcccagatatagactggaggacaagtgctagtaataataatagggctcagattttcctagatgcgatagctgatggattccttcattaagtagttgctgaaccgactagaggggatgctattttagatttggttttggtgagcagtgaggacctcatagaagaaaaggttgtaggggacaaccttggttcgagcgatcatgaacCTAATtgagttcaaactaaatggaaggataaacaaaaatagatctgtgactagggctttttatttcaaaaaggttaactttaaaaaattaaggaaatgagttagggaagtggattggactgaaaaacttgtggatctaaatgtggaggaggcctggaactacttcaagtcaaagttgcagaaactatcagaagcctgcatcccaagaaaggggaaaaaattcataggaaggagttgtagaccaagctggatgagcaagcatctcagagaggtgattaagaaaaagcagaaagcctataaggagtggaagatgggagggattagcaaggaaagctaccttactgagggatacatgtagggataaagtgagaaaggccaaaagccatgtagagttggaccttgcaaagggaattaaaagcaatagtaaaaggttctatagtcatataaataagaagaaaacaaagagagaagaagtgggacctcttaacactgaggatggagtggaggttaaggataatctaggcatggcccaatatctaaacaaatactttgcctcagtctttaatgaggatcttagggataatggtaggaagacaaatgggaatgaggatatggaggtagatattaccacatccgaggaaGAAGCCagactcgaacagcttaatgggactaaactggggggcccggataatcttcatccaagaatattaaagaaactggcacatgaaattgcaagcccattagcaagaatttttaatcaatctgtaaactcaggggttgtactgtatgactggagaattgctaacatagttcctatttttaagaaaggttaaaaaaaaagtgatctgggtaactacaggcctgttagtctgacatctgtagtatgcaaggtcttggaaaaaattttgaaggagaaaatagttaaggacattgaggtcgatggtaattgggacaaaatacaacatggctttacaaaaggtagatcatgccaaaccaacctgatctccttctttaagaaggtaacagatttttttagacaaagggaacacagtggatctaatttacctcaatttctgtaaggcatttgatacggttccacatggagaattattagctaaattggaaaagatggggatcaatatgaaaattgaaaggtggttaaggaactggttaaaagggagactacagcgggtcacactgaaaggtgaagtgTCAGGCTGAAAGGAGGTTACtcggatcggttttgggaccaatcttatttaatctttttattactgacattggcacaaaaagtgggaatgtgctagtaaagttcatggatgacacaaCGTTGGGAGacattgccaatacagagaaggaccgggatatcatacaggaagatcttgatgactttgtaaactggagtaaatagtaataggatgaaatttaatagtgaaaagtgcaaggtcatgcatttagggattaataacaagaatttctgttataaattggggacgcatcacttggaagtaacagaggagaaggacctcggagtattggttgatcacaggatgactatgagccgccaatgtgatatgactgtgaaaaaagctaatgcggtcttgggatgcatcaagcgaggtatttccagtagagataaggaggtgttagtactgttatacaaggcactggtgagacctcatctggaatattgtgtgcagttctgatctcccatgtttaagaaggatgaattcaaactggaacaggtacagagaagggttacaaggatgatccgaggaatggaagacctgccttatgaaaggagcttggcttgtttagcctaaccaaaagaaggctgagaggagatatgattgctctctataaatagatcagagggataaataccacggagggagaagaattatttaagctcagtaccaatgtggacacaagaacaaatggatataaactggccatcaggaagtttagacttgaaattagacaaaggtttctaaccatcagaggagtgaagttctggaacagccttccaagggaagcagtgggggcaaaagacatatctggcttcaagactaagcttgataagtttatggaggagatgatatgatgggatagcctaaatttggcaattaatttatcttcgactattagcggcagatatgcccaatggcctgtgatgggatgttagatggggtgggatctgagttgcaacagagaattctttccttggTGTCTGGCtagtgagtcttgcccacatgctcagtgtttagctgatcgccatatttggggtcgggaaggaattttcccccagggcagattggcagagtccatgggggtttttctccttcctctgcagcgtggggcatggattacttgctggaggattctctgcaccttgaagtctttaaaccatgatttgaagacttcagtagcttggacataagttaggggtttgttacaggagttggtgggtgagattctgtggcctgcgttgtgcaggaggtcagactagacgatcataatggtcccttctgaccttaaagtctatgattctgtgagacTGCCATGGCAAAGGTGGGAGGCAGATCTTTGTTGTGGATCTTTGAAAGGGGATTACACTAAAGTTGGAGCCAATTGTGTCTAAACTGATACACCCATTCCAATGCAGAAGCCAAAAAGTATTCTAGGTCATCTAccctaaggggaaaaaaacttccaaaaaacTGTCTTCATAAAGACTTTAAGGCCAAGGTCTTGGACAATTTTTCCAATGGTATTTGAAGTTTTCAGGTTATGTTTTTGCAACATTATGAAATTTTCTGTTCTGTATAAAAAAAtcactgtggaaaaaatggaGTCGGAGTCAAGAATCAAGCCAGGAGTCGAAGCTGGAGTCAGTGTCAGGGGTAGGATGTAGAAACAGGGATGTGGAGCAAGGCAGGAAAGTCAGAACCAGCAACAGGTGGGAGAGTGGGATAAggaggacaggagccaggaacaGGCAGGAAGGCAGGGTTTAGGAATAAGGAGGTAGACAGAGTCCATGGTATCAGCCATCCAGGAATTCACCAGCTTACTCAGACAACTTGCTCTAACTTCCCTCCCAACCCCACTCTGGCCTCAGGAGGAGCTCACCCTTCACTCCAACCTGACAGGTGCTCGCTCTTCTCCTGGGGCCGGAGAAGTTTTGTGAGCCCAACAAttacggggggagaggggagggttgcCCCAACCTTGTGTATGCCCCTGTCAGGATGGTCTTTGTggaacacctcctggaggccatttacagcAACATAACTAagtgcggtgtctacactggcactttgtcgaTATAACTTTGACACAAAAAGCTCTACACCACTCGTtgaggtgattttattttgttggcaaagcCGGAGAGTTTTGTCGGCAGAAGGAGCACTGTAGTATGTCcatctccactgttttgtcaatgACAcctgacttttgtcaacaaaactgtgtaggGCAGACGAGGGCTAATAACCACCTGTGGCCTATCTAGGAGTTTTTCCATCATCCTCTGCAACACTGAGTAGGGATTATCTATTAGGATGAAGTGGGCATATCCCATGTAATCAGTTTCCCATAATTTCAGGATTTTCATTGCTGGATTTTAGTCCTTTTTTTGGTCATCTCCATTATCTTCTCAGTGTGCAAGGAATTCATTCCAATCCACCTGTACAAGTATCTCCATCAGAATACTGCTCATATCTTATATGTATCTTTTATTTGATTGAACGAGCAGCTGCTTCTGATTTGCAGTGCAGTCGGTATGAACCATTTTgtgtcagtttttcaaagagtGACTCAGCTGCTGCACCCACAAAAATGTGCACCCACCTGCAAAATCCCTAACAGAACATTACACAGTTTTTGTAATATCATGCCCATGGATATGCCGTCACCTGACCTATGTATGCAAATATCCACTTAATTGAGCaaatgggtggtggggggagagatttGCGAGTACATAGCATCCATGGGCATTTTTCTTGCACTTTCAATACACCCTCTGCTGATAATTTAGTTGTGTATGTTTAAAcagtacagtttttaaaaaaaaatctccaagcaGGGAGTGGAGGAGCTGGCAGTGCACTGGCATTGCCTGCTAGCTGCCACATCAGCTGTGGATGCAACCAGCTAGACGAACACTGCAGAAATCTGACcagaaaaggaaatacaaaagATGTGGGAGAGAGATGGTCATGCAGCATTCTCTTTCTTTTGCAGGCAATTCCTGGGACTCGTGGCCTTTGTATAATAACAAAGTACTCATTCTGCCAATTATTTGGAAGCCAGAATGTAACAAAGAGTTCTATCTGAAACAGCTTTAGCTGAAAAGTTCTCTTAAGAAGAGTCACACTAATTATGGGTATTTAAGATCATGAAAACTCTGCAAAAAGACTGTTAATGAGACACCCACTATATCCTCTCCCTGATTCCCTTTGctgttttgctgctgtttgctactgagagaagatgaATCTCACATGGGAACCCTCAAACTAAAACAGCTTCCATAGGTCTATCCCCTGAGCTCTATCTGATGTCCTGCTCAGTGCTCAGCGTTCTTTAAAACATTGTTTAAGCACCTGTGAAATCTCACTGCATATCAAAACTAAacactgaatttattttaaaaagtcattttgaatctGGGAAAAAAAGAAGATGCTACCATGCTGCGTGGCATGGCACATGAAGGGCAAAATGGTAGAGTTCCTGAATAACAAGGACTAGAAGACCAGATTCTCCAGTCTGCTTTGTCCTCCATAAGTGGAAGCAGCACAAAGTGGCCTTCGAGCCTATGGAGGTTGGCAGCCTAGAGTTCCCTTTCGACAAGGAAATTTTGCACTGGCATAAAGCTGGCAGGGGTAGCACAACTGCCTCCTGCAtcaactgcccccaccccacagtgcccGGCCTAAGGAGAGGGAGGGTGTAGTCAGATGTGGGACAGTGATCCCCTGTGTTTAATCCTCCAGTGATTTAATATCGCTGTACAGAAATAACTTCCATTGAAGATGGGCAACTTCAGATCGGGAAGCTACAGCCAACTCTCTGTGGCTCTTCTCTCTAATCAAGCCCTACATGTCTAAGTATGCAAAGGCCAGTATAACTAGCCTCACTTCTTTCCTTTCCAGTTCCCCAGGGTCAGGGGACATGTCAGGGTCAGCAGGGAGAAGAAGGGGATATTTTGGAAGGGGACTATATCATGGGACCATTCTAGCTGGCTGTTCTGACTTGCACTAGAGCCAGTTTGGGCCGCCGTGCAGTCCTGGCTTAGAAAGGTGTGTGACAGCCATCTTTGCTTTACCCCATAAGCTGCATCAAGCTGATGATTATGCCCCAAGTGTTTGTTTAGTGCATTTAAACAAGGTTTAAATGTTGATTGTGTGTTCATTGCCATTTTCAGAAAATCGGGAAGTGCAACTTTTTTCCCATAACCTCTTGAAAAAGCCATCAGATATTAGCAGCTTTAGCAAAGTGGGCTGGGGTTTGAAATGTGAGGCGCTTCATGGCTCATTACCAAGCCTTTGCGATATCTCCATCTCCTTCCATTGCTGACAATGTCAGCACTGGCACTTGAATTGATTGGTGATTTCTGGCCACATAGAATGGTGAATATGAAAGCACTTTTTGTAAATAATAGTGTTAGATTTGCAGGATAGTTTTGAACCGAGACAAGCCTACTGTGATGCCTACTGGCTCAGCTAAGAGAGGATCCCATACTCACATAATAGAGCAGCTGCTTTGAACTATTATTCATGTTTGATTCCCAACTACAGTAATGTGCATGATACATAAACAGTGAGTCCAGTCACCAGAAAGGGAAATCCAGTCTCTGGTTAAGACTCCTCTAGTATCTATCCACCGTCTAACAGACACAACAAATACCATCCCAGATATATGCTGGTGGTCAAATATGtagaccggggtggccaacctgtggctccggagccgcatgcggctcttcagaagttaatatgcggctccttgtacaggcaccgactccgggactggagctacaggcgccaactgtccaatgtgccagggggagCTCACTGcttaacccctggctctgccacagacccagcccccactccaccccttcccaccccactccccgaGCCTGCCGTGCCGTCGCTCCTCCCCCTTCGtcccccagagcttcctgcacaccattaaacagctgatcaggagatgcgggaagggagggggaggtgctgattggcagggctgccagtgagtgggaggcgctgggagcacgGGGAGGGGCtactgacttattactgtggctctttggcaatgtacattggtaaattctggctccttctcaggctcaggttggccacccctgatttagacgTATAGTAATATAAGGAAGGCACTACCGTACTTGAATCATGGGATAATTGTCAAATAATCGTGGCTGCATCACAGACAAGATATGGAAAAtcttggaaaagtaataatggacctttattaattgTGGTAATTTAGAAAAGCCAGAGAAGACCTGTTTGAGTAAGAAAAATTTCCCGGAACAATATAAACACTCAAGTATTATATTATGCCTGCTAATTTTTTGATATCCAGACATTTTGTGGCAACTATTAATGCAAGGGGCTGACAGTGGGAGTCCTGGCCACCAGCCACcgggggctgagagcaggagccctggctgtTAGCCACCCAGGGCTCCCACTGTCAGTCCCTGGTGTCTGGCAAAATTGCAGgggaagcctaatattgtgggATCTGCAATTTCTGCAATATTGCAAATTTAGTAGGGCCTTAAATATAAGACATTTTatcagttattttatttattcccaTTTTTTAAACTGTATCTTGTTGTTTCAGAAGCAGTACAAAATTAGTATGGCAAATATGAACTAGCACTAGCCCTTCACCACAAGAGATCTTGTGTTACCCTTATTCATGCTGAGAATTAGAGAAAGATACTCTCAGTTGGAGTAAGGGTGGTGTTATCGGGCCCACGACAATGGGGAGtccattttcaaacatgggtaaCTAGATAAATTAATACTTAAATGCTGCACTTGGAGTCTCAAACTGGTACTTGCAAAGAAATGACCATTGTAGTGTAGTTGTCAAAATGATCACTGTATATACAGAAACATAGCTGGATAGAATGTAGTATATAGTTTGCCAGTCTGTTCTCTCCCTTCCtattatacagacaaacagctCACTAAGACAGCATGCTAATCCTGAAACAATACCTACAGAGACATGCTACAGAAGAGTTTCTCCAAAAGCATGTGCAGATTCTTGTAAATATTGTCAAGATATAGGGCACTATGTGAACTGTTCTAAAAGATCTCCAGAAATAGCACAGGCATCTATTAATGCTAATCCAGTCATAAAAGCCATACCTGGTTAATTAAGTGTATGCAGGAAACAAAGTAAAAGTAGAGGAATATGATCTGAAGATTGTACCAGTCACAATCATTTTAAATGCTTTGCGAAACCAAGAATAAAATAAACCATAAATGATTGGATTACAAGTCGAATTGAAGTAGCCCAGCCAGAGGAAGGCATTGTACAAGTCTTCAGGTGTTGAGAAGTTAATAAAAGGATCAGCTATTGTAAGAATAAAGAAAGGCAGCCAGCAAAAAAGAAACACCCCCATGACTATACTTAAAGTTTTAGTTGCTTTGCTCTCTTTTTTTGTGGAGATTTTGTTTGTCGTTACAGAGACACATATTATTGCACTGTGGATTTTAGCAATTTGTCTTGCATGTTTTCTTGCCACTGTAAATATGTGGACATAAATCCCCACCATCACTGTGCCTGGGAAAAAGAAGGCTATCAGCGAAACCATCACTCCCCAAAGCTTGTTAAATATGAGTGTACAGAAACCACAGCAGTCAATTGAAGCAACATATACTTCAATGCCCTTAATATTCAACTCTGAGAAAACTAGGCCAAAAGCCAATA
Protein-coding regions in this window:
- the LOC102944972 gene encoding trace amine-associated receptor 4-like, which translates into the protein MNSSPLWSPQNVQYCFDFVNNSCPRNVRSTISLWAMYSFMVGAIVLTMGGNMLVIISIAHFKQLHSPTNFLICSMATTDFLLSFMVMPYSMIRSVESCWYFGDLFCKLHTCCDIMLCTTSIFHLCFISVDRYYAVCDPLRYVTKITVPVIGLFLLISWSVPFLLAFGLVFSELNIKGIEVYVASIDCCGFCTLIFNKLWGVMVSLIAFFFPGTVMVGIYVHIFTVARKHARQIAKIHSAIICVSVTTNKISTKKESKATKTLSIVMGVFLFCWLPFFILTIADPFINFSTPEDLYNAFLWLGYFNSTCNPIIYGLFYSWFRKAFKMIVTGTIFRSYSSTFTLFPAYT